Genomic window (Gemmatimonadota bacterium):
TGGTCCCGCAGTGCCAGGCGCAGTCTTCGTCACGGACCATCTGCAGCACGGCGCCGTCGAGTCCCACGATGTAATGGCAGCTCACGCGCCGCTCCGGGTCCTGAAAGATCGCGACGCAGTCTTCCAGCGAAGGACCGTCCGTAAAGTGAAGCACCAGCATATCGATCGGCGCGTCTTCACGGCTGGAACCATAAAGAGCGGGAATGAATGGTATATCTGCAGCGGCATTCGACATGTCTGACTCGTGTCCTTCCGGGGTTTTTTTCGTCCCTGGACCGTTCCCTGAAACTTAAAGGATGGACCTCCGCAAGGCAATCCGTTTCACCGCGTTCCAACGGCGCGGTGGCCACCCGCGTCGGTTGACACGAACCACCCCACCGAGTATACTGATGCCATGATCCTGAAGCGCACTACACCCGTTTTCAGATGCCTCGCGACCAGGCAGGTCCGGCCTTGACCACCGACGCCATTCCAGCGCCCTCGCTGCAGGACCGATACCTCAAAAACCGCGGTCCGGTCTTTCTTACCGGCATACATGCCATCGTCCGCTTCCTGCTGGACAAGCAGCGGCGTGACGCCCTTTCCGGCGGTACGGTGCGGCGCAGCTTCATGGCCGGTTACGAAGGCTCGCCCCTCGGCGGCCTCGACCTCGAACTCCGGCAACAGGCCGCCCTGCTCAGTGAAGCGGCACCGTTCGTACACCAGGCGGCAGTCAACGAGAAGACGGCGGCGGCGGCGGTGCACGGCAGCCAGTATGAAGGAAACGTGGACGGGTTCTGGTACGGCAAGGCCCATGGCGTGAAATGGGCCCTGGACGAATTCAGCCTCGCCAACATCGCGGGAACGGGTAAGGACAGCGGCGTCGTCCTGTTCTGCGGGGACGACCACATGGCGAAGAGTTCCGGTTACCCCGCCAGCAGCGAACAGGCCCTGCGCGACGCGCGCATTCCCGTCTTCTACCCTTCGACGGTCTCCGAGGTAATCACCTATGCGCACTACGCCCTCGCGCTCAGCAGGTACGCGGGGGTCCTCTGCGGGATGAAACTCGTAACGCCCATCTGCGACGGTGCCGAAACGGTGGACGCAAACCCCGATCTTCCCAGGGTGACGCTGCCGCCGGAACCGGCCGGTGGTCGGCCGGAATCGGCTGAATCGACGGGTCGGCCTGGACCGGCTGGACGGCCCTACAAAAAGCGCTTTCACCAGGTGGTCATCTCCACGCAGTCCATCCCCTTCGAAGAGGAATTGGCCACGGTGCGCCTGGAAATCGCCGCCGAGTACGCCCGGGTGAACGGGATCGACACGGTCGAGAACCCGGAATCGGACGGTCCCCTCGGTATCATCGCGACGGGAAAGAGCTACGCCGACGTCGTCCAGGTGCTTCGACTGCTGAACCTGGAGGACCGGGTGCCGATCCTGAAGCTGGGCGTGATCTATCCAGTCAATCCGTGGACGATCCGGGAGTTCGCAGGGCGCCTGAAGACCGTGGTGGTCGTGGAGGAAAAGGGTCCCTTCGTGGAAGAAACGGTGGCCCACGCGCTCCTGGGCACCGGCGTAGCACACGTCTACGGGAAGCGAGGTCTGGATGACCGCCCGCTCATTCCCGCATATGGAGAGTTGAATCCCGACCAGCTCACAATACTGCTCGGGCCGATACTGCAGGAGCTCTACCCATCGGCGCCCATTTACGATCGCATGGAGGAATTAAGCGCCATCGTGGGACGAGACCCGGGCTCTTTCGCCCGGCGTACCGCCCACTACTGTCCCGGATGTCCCCACAGCGTATCGGCCCGTGCGCCGGATGGGGAGGTCGCGGGGGGCGAAATCGGCTGCTCTTCGCTGGACGCCTATATCGAAGCAGACGGACGGGGCGTGCGGTGGATACCCACCATGGGCCTAGGCGGCGCCATCTACAACGGCATGTTTCCGTTCAATGAGAACCGGCACCTGTTCCAGAACATCGGCGACGGCACGGTGCTCCACAGCGGCCTGATCACCATATTCAGCTCCATTTCCCACGGCGCCAACATCACCTATAAAGTCCTCTGGAACCACGTGGTGGCCATGACCGGCGGCCAGGATATCGCCGGACAGCCCACGCTGGACGACTTCGCGCTGATTCTGCTCGGCATGGGCGTGCAGGATGTAACGGTCGTCAGCAAATTCCCGCAGCAGGTATCGCTCAAACGCGCCCGGGCCGCGTTGAAACCGGGCCAGCACCTGCTGCTCGAACCGCGGGATCGCCTCGAATCCGCCCAGGAGAGCCTGTCGCGAAAACCCGGCGTGAAAGTGCTGATCTACGACCAGGAATGCGCCACGGAACACCGACGACGCCGCAAGCGTCAGCATCTCGCCCCCGAACGGTACGTCTTCATTCACGAACGGGTGTGCGAAGGATGCGGCGACTGCGGACAGCAGTCCATGTGCCTCGCACTCGAACCAAAAGAAACGGAGTTCGGACCCAAGACCGCCATACTCCAGTCGGCCTGCAACCAGGACCTGTCCTGCCTGAAGGGCGACTGTCCTTCCTTCCTCTCCGTCGAACCGGTCGGAGACAGCAAGCCGTTAAGGCC
Coding sequences:
- a CDS encoding indolepyruvate ferredoxin oxidoreductase family protein translates to MPRDQAGPALTTDAIPAPSLQDRYLKNRGPVFLTGIHAIVRFLLDKQRRDALSGGTVRRSFMAGYEGSPLGGLDLELRQQAALLSEAAPFVHQAAVNEKTAAAAVHGSQYEGNVDGFWYGKAHGVKWALDEFSLANIAGTGKDSGVVLFCGDDHMAKSSGYPASSEQALRDARIPVFYPSTVSEVITYAHYALALSRYAGVLCGMKLVTPICDGAETVDANPDLPRVTLPPEPAGGRPESAESTGRPGPAGRPYKKRFHQVVISTQSIPFEEELATVRLEIAAEYARVNGIDTVENPESDGPLGIIATGKSYADVVQVLRLLNLEDRVPILKLGVIYPVNPWTIREFAGRLKTVVVVEEKGPFVEETVAHALLGTGVAHVYGKRGLDDRPLIPAYGELNPDQLTILLGPILQELYPSAPIYDRMEELSAIVGRDPGSFARRTAHYCPGCPHSVSARAPDGEVAGGEIGCSSLDAYIEADGRGVRWIPTMGLGGAIYNGMFPFNENRHLFQNIGDGTVLHSGLITIFSSISHGANITYKVLWNHVVAMTGGQDIAGQPTLDDFALILLGMGVQDVTVVSKFPQQVSLKRARAALKPGQHLLLEPRDRLESAQESLSRKPGVKVLIYDQECATEHRRRRKRQHLAPERYVFIHERVCEGCGDCGQQSMCLALEPKETEFGPKTAILQSACNQDLSCLKGDCPSFLSVEPVGDSKPLRPECPSLDESDLAAPAVRATIDGAYSIHLIGIGGTGVVTVAHLLAVAALFDGKKVSEMNRTGLAQKGGPVESPIVLGEGEVPPSSYIPAGRCDLYLAADIAGAVNPLNLQAAAAHRTVAVVSRSGVPTAQMVYDPQVPGADVPAMEALIEAHTRSEDDIFIDAQDYAMKLFGNHIVANVFLLGVAFQAGHIPLQAGSIERAIRLNGQAVDANIQAFRWGRMAVHDRARLDGVVEEPEPDSDELVRRYARLLGRKRAQAFEALIGRIPVHQESFRRSWVMRVGELIAFQDARLAERFADRIARVYNGDKRTGGPDREYLLTTHAAFMLHKLMAYKDEYEVARLLTDPSEPGVAERFDGPVRVSYHLHPPLLRAWGLDRKLRLGPWFRPFLRIMARCRFLRGTPFDPFGYTAARREERALVTWYASLLDQALAVLTPENYPEVSELLRLPDEIRGYEHVKHRSVLRVKKKAAEMLETLLQGAASRPVRNR